One part of the Hypomesus transpacificus isolate Combined female unplaced genomic scaffold, fHypTra1 scaffold_127, whole genome shotgun sequence genome encodes these proteins:
- the LOC124488164 gene encoding urotensin-2 receptor, with translation MGHNKSGSVNVNPPSSSGAVDELIITSTFGTLLSVVYIIGVSGNVYTLVVMCHSIRFATSMYISIINLALADLLYLSTIPFVVSTYFLKDWYFGDVGCRILLSLDLLTMHASIFTLTVMCTERYLAVTKPLDTVRRSKSYRKGLAWGVWLLSLVLTLPMMVMVTQITKDSEDGEVKRMCAPTWAPQAYKIYLTVLFSTSIMAPGLIIGYLYMKLARTYLESQRNTVINQGNRRSPKQKVLIMIFTIVLVFWACFLPFWIWQLVPLYHNKPLSLASHTHTCINYLVASLTYSNSCINPFLYTLLTKNYREYLRNRHKTFYRYTSSFKQRPPSLYSWGKSASSSNQFELQSETLPMRTLKGQ, from the coding sequence ATGGGGCACAACAAGTCTGGGAGTGTGAACGTCAACCCGCCGTCCAGCAGCGGAGCTGTGGACGAGCTCATTATAACCTCGACTTTCGGGACGCTTCTATCGGTGGTTTACATCATCGGTGTGTCGGGAAACGTGTACACTCTTGTAGTGATGTGTCATTCCATACGCTTTGCAACCTCGATGTACATATCCATCATTAACCTGGCTCTGGCGGACTTACTCTATCTCTCTACCATCCCGTTCGTGGTCAGCACCTACTTCCTGAAAGACTGGTACTTTGGAGACGTTGGCTGCCGTATCTTACTGAGCCTGGACCTGCTTACCATGCACGCGAGCATCTTCACGCTCACGGTCATGTGCACCGAGCGCTACCTGGCCGTCACCAAGCCCTTGGACACGGTGCGGCGCTCGAAAAGCTACCGGAAAGGGCTCGCGTGGGGCGTGTGGCTGCTGTCCCTGGTGCTAACCTTACCCATGATGGTGATGGTCACTCAGATCACTAAAGACTCTGAGGATGGGGAGGTGAAAAGAATGTGCGCGCCCACCTGGGCGCCGCAAGCGTACAAAATCTACCTGACGGTCTTGTTTAGCACGAGCATCATGGCTCCAGGGCTGATTATCGGCTATCTGTACATGAAGTTGGCCCGCACCTATCTCGAGTCTCAGCGCAACACGGTCATCAATCAAGGCAATAGGCGATCCCCAAAACAGAAAGTTCTGATCATGATCTTCACCATCGTGTTGGTGTTCTGGGCTTGTTTTCTCCCGTTCTGGATTTGGCAGCTCGTCCCACTGTACCACAACAAACCCCTCAGCCTcgcctctcacactcacacctgTATCAACTACCTGGTGGCCAGCCTCACCTACAGCAACAGCTGCATCAACCCCTTCCTGTACACGCTCCTCACCAAGAACTACCGGGAATACCTGCGAAACAGGCACAAGACGTTTTACCGCTACACATCTTCCTTTAAGCAGCGCCCGCCTAGTTTGTACTCGTGGGGAAAGTCAGCGTCGTCCAGTAACCAGTTTGAGTTACAATCGGAGACGCTGCCCATGAGGACACTGAAGGGACAGTGA
- the uts2r2 gene encoding LOW QUALITY PROTEIN: urotensin-2 receptor 2 (The sequence of the model RefSeq protein was modified relative to this genomic sequence to represent the inferred CDS: deleted 3 bases in 3 codons), whose product MTVQRRANLKIPDLNGIEKKIKRGNALRQASLWRSSRGSLLLLLLLVVVCGAAAWLYLAPGDPDVTETLVRQGEVVSPEPRVYTVDCSEDYDSYKRYPGCTPLRCGRAVTDSVVTREEAQVLRRLAERGLALAGSEGGASILDLHSGALSMGKQFVNIYRYFGEQVGEVFTQEDFQLYRAVRGRIQEVVAQVFDLDPALMFLTKPTFFSRINSSSAQTQHDEYWHPHIDKVTYGSFDYTSLLYLSDYGSDFTGGRFIFMDSNGNRTVEPRAGRVSFFSSGSENLHRVEKVSWGTRYAITVSFTCDPAHAIADPDMPRD is encoded by the exons ATGACAGTACAACGACGAGCTAATCTGAAAATCCCAGATTTGAATGGGATCGAGAAGAAGATTAAAAG GGGCAACGCTCTGAGGCAGGCGTCTTTGTGGAGGAGCAGTCGaggctctctgctgctgctgctgctcctggtgGTGGTGTGCGGCGCTGCGGCCTGGCTGTACCTGGCCCCAGGTGACCCTGATGTCACGGAGACGCTGGTTCGACAGGGCGAGGTGGTGAGCCCAGAGCCACGCGTCTACACTGTGGACTGCTCTGAGGACTATGACAGCTACAAACGCTAccctg GATGCACTCCTCTCAGGTGTGGCCGAGCCGTAACAGAC AGTGTGGTGACCAGGGAGGAGGCTCAGGTACTCCGGAG GTTGGCTGAGCGAGGTCTCGCCCTGGCGGGttcagagggaggg GCCTCCATCCTGGACCTGCATTCTGGAGCTCTGTCCATGGGGAAACAGTTTGTCAACATCTACAG GTACTTTGGGGAGCAGGTCGGTGAGGTGTTCACCCAGGAAGATTTTCAGCTCTACAG ggcggTGCGTGGTCGTATCCAGGAGGTGGTCGCCCAGGTGTTTGACTTGGATCCTGCCCTGATGTTCCTCACCAAGCCCACCTTCTTCTCCAGGATCAACAGCAGCTCCGCCCAGACCCAGCACGATGAGTACTGGCACCCTCACATAGAcaag gtGACGTACGGCTCGTTTGactacacctctctcctctacctgtcTGACTACGGCTCGGACTTCACTGGAGGTCGCTTCATCTTCATGGACTCCAACGGCAACAGGACAGTGGAACCACGTGcag ggcgagtgtccttcttctcctctggtTCGGAGAATCTCCACCGCGTGGAG AAGGTGTCGTGGGGCACACGCTACGCCATCACGGTGTCCTTC ACCTGTGACCCTGCACACGCCATCGCAGACCCTGACATGCCCCGAGACTAG
- the hexdc gene encoding hexosaminidase D, with translation MDASPWPKGKKLVHLDLKGAPPRIEYLHKLIELFASLGADGLLLEYEDMFPYKGKLKMLQATSHPPYSREEILSIQDVARSQGLEVIPLVQTFGHMEFVLKHRSLCGLREVGRCLGTLNPHLEEGRRLVEEMLRQVVDLHPGLGSIHIGADEVYLLGEGAESQQWLGGAPGRSVQQLFLGHVTRVARGVKEAWPHLNIIMWDDMLRGMDQETLRDSGLGGLVQPMLWDYSPALDVEATMSLLEKYQASGLAHLWAASSFKGSTCVHTCVPSTLRHVQNHLQWLKVASSSPAGAHLQGIALTGWQRYDHMSVLCELLPVGLPSLASCLQTLHHGRFCPDAQARATHSLGTHSVEAEAMTGSPGSEAPSFPGSRLAELVVELTALLDSEELRHFENNMYVRGWLSPHHRQRRMVNPLIIQQIQDQATALLAVVMEKVEAIREEMVLLYPASTAQEWVEQHVEPVMAPLQRVLEATRVCLVEMLPHNPSPSLGDSQ, from the exons ATGGATGCTTCACCGTGGCCGAAGGGAAAGAAGTTGGTGCATCTGGATTTGAAAGGTGCCCCTCCTAGAATAGAGTACTTGCACAAG ctgaTTGAGCTGTTTGCCAGTCTGGGTGCAGATGGTCTACTGCTGGAGTATGAGGACATGTTTCCCTACAAGGGAAAGCTGAAGATGCTACAAGCCACCTCCCACCCTCCATACAG TCGAGAGGAGATCCTGTCCATCCAGGATGTGGCCAGGTCCCAGGGGCTGGAGGTCATTCCTCTGGTGCAGACGTTTGGACACATGGAG tTTGTGTTGAAGCACCGCTCCCTGTGTGGGCTGAGGGAGGTGGGCCGCTGTCTGGGCACCCTGAACCCCCACCTGGAGGAGGGAcgcaggctggtggaggagatgcTGAGGCAGGTGGTGGACCTCCACCCAGGGCTGGGCTCCATACACATCGGGGCTGACGAG GTGTACCTGCTGGGCGAGGGGGCGGAGTCTCAGCAGTGGCTGGGCGGGGCTCCTGGACGCTCTGTGCAGCAGCTGTtcctgggtcatgtgaccagggTGGCGAGGGGGGTGAAAGAGGCGTGGCCTCACCTGAACATCATCATGTGGGACGACATGCTGAGAGGGATGGACCAGGAGACactgaggg acagcgGTCTGGGGGGCTTAGTGCAGCCCATGCTGTGGGACTACAGTCCAGCTCTGGATGTGGAGGCCACTA TGTCTCTGCTGGAGAAGTACCAGGCGTCTGGCCTGGCTCACCTGTGGGCCGCCAGCTCCTTCAAGGGCTCCACCTGCGTGCACACCTGTGTGCCCAGCACGCTCAGACACGTCCAGAACCACCTGCAGTGGCTGAAGGTGGCTAGCTCCTCCCCTGCTGGGGCTCACCTGCAGGGCATCGCCCTCACTGGCTGGCAGAG GTACGACCacatgtctgtgctgtgtgagctgCTTCCTGTGGGGCtgccctccctggcctcctgccTGCAGACCCTCCATCACGGCCGCTTCTGCCCCGACGCCCAGGCCCGGGCCACGCACAGCCTGGGAACACACTCTGTGGAGGCGGAGGCCATGACGGG GTCACCTGGAAGTGAAGCTCCTTCGTTTCCTGGCAGCAGACTGGCCGAACTGGTCGTGGAGCTAACGGCCTTGCTCGACTCCGAGGagctccgccattttgaaaacAACAT gtatgTACGTGGCTGGCTGTCTCCTCACCACCGGCAGAGGAGGATGGTCAACCCTCTCATCATCCAGCAGATCCAGGATCAGGCCACGGC GTTGCTGGCTGTGgtgatggagaaggtggaggcCATTAGGGAGGAGATGGTGCTCCTCTACCCGGCCTCTACAGCTCAGGAGTGGGTGGAGCAGCATGTGGAGCCAGTGATGGCTCCTCTCCAGAGGGTGCTGGAGGCCACCAGGGTCTGTCTGGTAGAGATGCTGCCCCACAACCCCTCTCCATCTTTGGGGGACAGCCAGTAG
- the LOC124488168 gene encoding cytochrome b-245 chaperone 1 homolog isoform X1: MLQTLKQEGKGLQIVRFELHRQLKMGYMQVKQQTPTMLHLRRSPSIRSWALLVGIASIGLAAAHYSSDSLLWRLFYVGGCLFVALQNMEEWEEAVFDKSKDVIELRTSSLYAMILTLWRRGQEKVVLNMAHLSDVCVQEEKVRYLGKGYLVVLRLATGFSYPLTQSATLGSHSDVEAVAALLIRFLGLEDLRRRWEREEEQKKRNEAALAAAQREENQEVDANHSSDSDEQPF; this comes from the exons ATGTTGCAAACCTTAAAGCAAGAGGGAAAAGGGCTTCAAATTGTACGTTTCGAGCTACATCGACAATTGAAG ATGGGCTACATGCAGGTCAAGCAACAGACGCCAACCATGCTTCACCTGAGGAGGTCCCCAAGCATCCGCTCCTGGGCCCTGCTGGTCG gcaTCGCATCCATTGGCCTGGCGGCTGCACACTACAGTTCAG ACAGCCTCTTGTGGAGGCTGTTCTATGTGGGAGGCTGCCTCTTTGTGGCTCTGCAGAACatggaggagtgggaggaggctgtgttcGACAAGTCCAAGGACGTGATCGAGCTGAGGACCTCCAGCCTCTACGCCATGATCCTTACgctctggaggagagggcaggagaaag TGGTGCTGAACATGGCCCACCTgagtgacgtgtgtgtgcaggaggagaAGGTGCGCTACCTGGGGAAGGGCTACCTGGTGGTGCTGAGGCTGGCTACGGGCTTCTCCTACCCGCTCACGCAGAGCGCTACGCTGGGCTCACACAG tGATGTGGAAGCTGTGGCTGCGTTGCTGATCCGCTTCCTGGGCCTGGAGGACCTGAGGCGAcgctgggagagggaggaggagcagaagaaaAGGAACGAGGCAGCGCTGGCAGCggcacagagagaagagaatcaGGAAGTTGACGCCAACCACAGCAGTGACTCGGACGAGCAACCCTTTTAA
- the LOC124488168 gene encoding cytochrome b-245 chaperone 1 homolog isoform X2 gives MGYMQVKQQTPTMLHLRRSPSIRSWALLVGIASIGLAAAHYSSDSLLWRLFYVGGCLFVALQNMEEWEEAVFDKSKDVIELRTSSLYAMILTLWRRGQEKVVLNMAHLSDVCVQEEKVRYLGKGYLVVLRLATGFSYPLTQSATLGSHSDVEAVAALLIRFLGLEDLRRRWEREEEQKKRNEAALAAAQREENQEVDANHSSDSDEQPF, from the exons ATGGGCTACATGCAGGTCAAGCAACAGACGCCAACCATGCTTCACCTGAGGAGGTCCCCAAGCATCCGCTCCTGGGCCCTGCTGGTCG gcaTCGCATCCATTGGCCTGGCGGCTGCACACTACAGTTCAG ACAGCCTCTTGTGGAGGCTGTTCTATGTGGGAGGCTGCCTCTTTGTGGCTCTGCAGAACatggaggagtgggaggaggctgtgttcGACAAGTCCAAGGACGTGATCGAGCTGAGGACCTCCAGCCTCTACGCCATGATCCTTACgctctggaggagagggcaggagaaag TGGTGCTGAACATGGCCCACCTgagtgacgtgtgtgtgcaggaggagaAGGTGCGCTACCTGGGGAAGGGCTACCTGGTGGTGCTGAGGCTGGCTACGGGCTTCTCCTACCCGCTCACGCAGAGCGCTACGCTGGGCTCACACAG tGATGTGGAAGCTGTGGCTGCGTTGCTGATCCGCTTCCTGGGCCTGGAGGACCTGAGGCGAcgctgggagagggaggaggagcagaagaaaAGGAACGAGGCAGCGCTGGCAGCggcacagagagaagagaatcaGGAAGTTGACGCCAACCACAGCAGTGACTCGGACGAGCAACCCTTTTAA